One Ananas comosus cultivar F153 linkage group 1, ASM154086v1, whole genome shotgun sequence DNA window includes the following coding sequences:
- the LOC109719290 gene encoding protein DEK-like, which produces MTEEARASEKEAMTVPEDIGGKDVIEVKIGKGNDESAVAVNEEVEGRKNDNDVAMADAEDDKAAKEAKNAGCLSDPEVADKRRSQSQKVNEEENVKGDKVCETNSEETFKTPVSSYSDRPVRERRTVDRLVNAVEKRPTKTFFIEKGRGTPLKEIPNVAHKLAKKKPADLKLLHQILFRRRGKVADCKSHVLQFSGFVWRDDEDKEKAKVKERLHQYNKDTLLMLCNLFDLPAAKINTRKGKLVASLLDFLEAPQAITDVAHSGKEQNRKRKRVASKSSGSGRRKGSKKGDMSDDSSETDLGNSSETNGEEEENDETNLADEDDGMNYPESEEKNNESDQNGDNNEESQEDNSEKNKPSEKGASAGTEKPNSNMSFIKTPLPTTAKCPTKSASPKQAKAGDSNDTDGQSPKSKTVDTSKDKATAKEDNKEKSAGKEMAEGQSKSGMKVYGPTKERVRKAICHILEYRVNYNTATFNDILKELEVHFDRDLSSRKNAIKLMVEEEVVRLSEEAAKNEAKEQNKLGADEPASGEAKA; this is translated from the exons ATGACTGAAGAGGCTCGAGCATCCGAAAAGGAGGCGATGACTGTGCCCGAAGATATTGGCGGGAAGGACGTAATTGAAGTTAAAATCGGCAAAGGAAATGATGAGTCAGCTGTTGCAGTCAATGAAGAAGTGGAAGGTCGAAAAAACGACAATGATGTGGCGATGGCGGATGCGGAAGACGACAAAGCGGCCAAAGAAGCTAAGAATGCTGGTTGCCTTTCTGATCCAGAGGTGGCAGACAAAAGAAGATCACAATCACAGAAAGTTAATGAGGAAGAGAACGTAAAAGGCGACAAAGTATGCGAAACAAATTCGGAGGAAACTTTTAAGACTCCCGTGAGTTCCTACAGTGACCGACCAGTGCGAGAGAGAAGAACCGTGGATAGACTAGTGAATGCTGTCGAAAAGCGACCAACTAAGACTTTCTTTATTGAGAAG GGCCGCGGTACTCCTCTGAAGGAGATACCGAATG TGGCTCACAAGTTAGCAAAGAAAAAGCCTGCAGATCTTAAATTGCTGCACCAGATCCTTTTCAGAAGGCGTGGAAAG GTGGCAGATTGCAAAAGTCACGTACTCCAATTTTCTGGATTCGTATGGCGCGATGATGAG GATAAGGaaaaagcaaaagtaaaagagagaCTTCATCAATACAACAAAGATACATTACTCATGCTATGCAACTTGTTCGATCTACCTGCTGCAAAAATTAATACTAGGAAG GGAAAGCTTGTTGCGTCTTTGTTGGACTTTTTGGAGGCACCTCAAGCTATCACTGATGTCGCACATTCTGGAAAAGAGCAG AATAGAAAGCGTAAGAGGGTTGCATCAAAGAGTTCGGGAAGTGGACGCCGCAAGGGATCAAAG AAGGGGGACATGAGTGATGATTCTTCTGAAACAGATTTGGGCAATTCATCTGAAACTAATGGCGAAGAAGAGGAAAATGATGAGACTAACCTTGCTGATGAGGATGATGGAATGAATTATCCTGAGAGCGAGGAAAAGAATAACGAATCTGATCAAAACGGTGATAATAATGAAGAATCCCAAGAAGACAATTCCGAAAAGAATAAACCTTCCGAAAAAGGGGCTTCTGCTGGTACCGAGAAGCCAAATTCTAATATGAGTTTCATAAAAACACCTCTTCCAACAACAGCAAAGTGTCCAACAAAAAGTGCTTCTCCAAAGCAGGCTAAAGCCGGGGATTCCAATGATACTGATGGACAATCCCCGAAAAGTAAAACTGTCGATACTTCTAAGGACAAGGCAACTGCCAAAGAAGATAACAAGGAGAAATCTGCTG GTAAAGAAATGGCTGAAGGGCAATCCAAATCAGGCATGAAGGTGTACGGGCCGACGAAGGAGAGGGTGAGGAAGGCAATATGCCATATCTTGGAGTACAGGGTTAATTATAATACG gcAACCTTTAATGACATTCTGAAGGAACTCG AGGTACATTTTGACAGAGATTTATCATCAAGGAAAAATGCAATAAAACTCATGGTAGAGGAAGAGGTGGTGCGGCTCTCAGAGGAGGCTGCGAAGAACGAAGCGAAGGAACAAAATAAACTGGGAGCTGATGAGCCTGCAAGCGGAGAGGCGAAAGCTTGA
- the LOC109711511 gene encoding nuclear transcription factor Y subunit B-3-like, which yields MAESDNESGGGGSNASSSAAAREQDRFLPIANVSRIMKKALPANAKISKEAKETVQECVSEFISFITGEASDKCQREKRKTVNGDDLLWAMTTLGFEDYVDPLKLYLQKFREIEGDKAGTVTGGIGAGGGGGGGGVPATANSQPSQKEGGGGGGMMMMSMVGQQMYGSSFYQHHHLNQYQHQHQHQLQMGMGMGMGDGSAGASSAAGINGTRGERI from the exons atggcGGAGTCGGACAACGAGTCGGGAGGGGGCGGAAGCAAcgcgtcgtcgtcggcggcggcgagggagcAGGACCGGTTCCTGCCGATCGCGAACGTGAGCCGGATAATGAAGAAGGCGCTGCCGGCGAACGCGAAGATATCGAAGGAGGCGAAGGAGACGGTGCAGGAGTGCGTGTCGGAGTTCATCAGCTTCATCACGGGGGAGGCCTCCGACAAGTGCCAGCGCGAGAAGCGCAAGACCGTCAACGGCGACGACCTCCTCTGGGCCATGACCACCCTCGGCTTCGAGGACTACGTCGACCCCCTCAAGCTCTACCTCCAAAAGTTCCGGGAG ATCGAAGGCGACAAAGCTGGAACTGTTACTGGTGGTATTGGTgccggtggtggtggtggtggtggtggtgtccCCGCCACAGCCAATTCACAACCCTCCCAAAAGGAAGGTGGTGGGGGAGGggggatgatgatgatgtcgATGGTGGGCCAGCAGATGTATGGGTCTTCTTTCTATCAGCATCATCATCTGAATCAGTATCAGCATCAGCATCAGCATCAGCTTCagatggggatggggatggggatgggggATGGGAGTGCTGGCGCATCTTCAGCAGCAGGGATTAATGGCACCAGGGGAGAGAGAatatga